The following nucleotide sequence is from Thermostaphylospora chromogena.
TCCCCCGGCGGTGCGCTTCGCCGTGCGCTCCGCCGTGCCCGAACGAAGCATGTCCGCACCCCGCCTGCGCACGCCCGAACGCCGCTGACGAGCGGCCGGCGCGTGCCCGAAGGCGTGGCCGACACCGTTGGAGCGCCCATGATCCATACCCGCGGGCTGACCCGCCGGTTCATGATTAAGAAGGAGACGGTCGAGGCGGTGCGCGGCCTCGACATCGATGTCGAGGAGGGTGAGCTCGTCGCCTTCCTCGGTCCCAACGGCGCGGGCAAGTCCACCAGCCTGCGCATGCTCACCACCCTGCTCCCGCCGACATCCGGCACGGCGGTCGTCGCCGGACACGACGTCGTCACCGATCCGGCCGGGGTCCGCCGCCGGATCGGCTACATCGGCCAGGGAAGCGGGGCGGGCGACAACTTCCGGGTGGTGGACGAGCTGGTGACCCAGGGCCGCTGCTACGGGCTCGGCAGGGCCGCGGCCCGCGAGCGGGCGGCCGAACTGCTCGCCGTGCTGGACCTGGAACCGCTGGCGACCCGGACGGCCGCCACGCTGTCGGGCGGTCAGCGCCGCCGCCTGGACATCGCCCTCGGCCTGGTCCACCGGCCCGGCCTGCTCTTCCTGGACGAGCCGTCCACCGGTCTCGACCCGCACAACCGCGCCGACCTGTGGGAGCACATCCTGCGGCTGCGCAAGGAGAACGGCACGACGATCGTCATGACAACCCACTATCTGGATGAAGCCGACGCCATGGCCGAACGCGTCATGATCATCGATCACGGCAGGATCATCGCCGACGACGCCCCCGAGAAGCTGAAGGCCGACCTCGCCGGTGACCTCGTCACGGTCGTCCTGGACGGCGAGGCGAGCGCCGTACGCGCCGCCGAGGTCGCCGGGCGGATTCCGCACGTCCGCGAGGTAACCGCCGAGGGCGCGGTCGTGACCCTGCGCGCGCCGGGCGGTCCGGCCGTGCTGCCGGAGCTGCTGCGCACCCTGGAGGCCGACGGGGTGCGCGTGTCCGCCGCCGAGGTGCGCAGGCCCACCCTCGACGACGTCTTCCTCTCCCTCACCGGCCGCAGCCTGCGCGAGACCGACATCGCCCGCACGGAAGGAGCCTGAGATGCGTCTGCTCACCCACACCGGGATCGTCTTCGCCAGGGAGATCGCTCCGGAGCTGCGCGCACCGGCAGGAATGGTCTTCGGCATGATCCAGCCGTTCGTCTTCCTGCTGCTGTTCGGCCCGTTGCTATCCGGCATGCCAGGAATGGGCGGCTCGGTCTGGCAGTGGTTCGTCCCGGGAATTCTGATCATGCAGAGTCTCTACGGACCGGCCTCGGCAGGCTACTACCTGCTCGTCGAAGGCACCTCCGGATCGTTGGAGCGGATGCTCGTCACCCCGCTCAGCCGGTCGGCCATGTTGATCGGGCGGGCCCTGAAAGAGATCGTGACGCTGCTGGTTCAGGCGTCGATCATCGTCCTGGCGCTGCTGCCGTTCGGCTTCCGGCCCCATCCGGTGGGCGCCGTCACGGGCCTGATGGTGCTGGTCGTCCTCGGCATCGGGCTGGGCGGGCTGTCCTTCGCGCTGGCGATCGCCGCCCGGCGGTCCCCGTCGCTGTTCTGGGGCGTGCAGCAGACCGCGCTTTTCCCGATGATGCTGCTGTCCGGGGTCTTCCTGCCCATGGACGACGCCCCCGCCGTGCTACGGGCGCTGTCGGCCGTGAACCCGCTCACCCACGTCGTGGAGGCCGAGCGGGCCCTGTTCAACGGGCACCTGATCGGCGGGACTCCGCTCGCGGGAGCGCTGACCGCGGTCGGCGTGGCGGTGGTGGGGCTGCTCGTCGGCATCCGCTCCATGCGCCGCGCCTCCCTGTAGCCGGTTCCGCCCTCCGGCGCCGGTGATCCCGGCGCCGGAGAGGATGGAAGGGTGCGTGCTCGACCCGTATCCCCGGCGACGCTGGTCGAAGAGCTGGCCGACCGGATAACCGCCGCGCCGGCCACGCCCTGGACACGCGTGATCATCGATGGCGGCCCCGCCCCCTGGCACGACACGTCCGCGCCGCAGCGGGGCGGGGAGCCGTTCGCCGGAGCGGCGAGTCTGGCCGACGCGCTGGTGGCGCCGCTCCGGGTGCGCGGGCGTGAGGTCATGCGGGTATCGGCGGGCGACTTCCTGCGTCCGGCGTCGCTGCGCCTGGAATTCGGACGTACCGACCCCGACGTCTTCTACACCGCGTGGCTGGACATCGGCGCGCTGAAGCGCGAGGTGCTCGGCCCGCTCGCGCCCGGCGGCTCGGGCAGGGTGCTGCCCGCGCTGTGGAACCGCGCCGCCGACCGCGCCTTCCGCCGGCCGTACGTGACGCTGCCGCCCGGCGGGGTGCTGCTGCTGGACGGCGCCCTTCTGCTCGGACGCGGCCTGCCGTACGAGCTCGCCGTGCACCTGTGGCTGTCGCGGGGCGCGCTGGCCCGTCGCACGCCCGAGGAGGAGCGGTGGACCCTGCCCGCATACGCCCGCTACGAGGAGGAGGTCGTTCCCGCGCGGGTGGCGGACATCGCCGTGCGCGCCGACGACCCGGCCCGTCCCGCCCTGGTGGAGGCGCCTCCCTGACGGGTGCGCCGGGTTCAGGCGTGCAGCTCCCCCGACCAGACCGTCACGGCCCGCCCGGCGAGCTCCACGCGGTCGCCGCGCACGGTGGTGCGGACCTCGCCGCCGCGGGCGGACACCTGGCGCCCCAGCAGCGCGTCCCGGCCCAGCTTGGCCGACCAGTACGGGGCGAGCGCGCAGTGGGCCGACCCGGTCACCGGGTCCTCGTCCACGCCGACGCGGGGAGCGAAGAAGCGTGACACGTAGTCGGCCCCGCCGTCGCCGCGCGCGGTGACGATGACACCCCGGGTGTCGACCTCGGCGAGCCGCCGCAGGTCGGGGGCGACGGCGCGCACGGCATCCGCCGAGTCGACCTCCACCAGCACGTCGAACCGGCTGCGTCCGCACCACACCGGTGCGACGCCCAGCGCCTCCGCCAGCCCCGCGGGAGGCTCGGCCTCCTGCGGCGGCGCGGCGGGGAAGTCCATGATGATCAGGCCGTCGTCCGTCCGCTCGGTGGCCAGGATGCCGCTCTTCGTGGCGAACTCCAGCCTGCCCGACGCGCCCAGCGAGTACAGGACGTGCGCGGTGGCCAGGGTGGCGTGCCCGCACAGCGCGACCTCGACGGCGGGGGTGAACCAGCGCAGCGAGCGCGGGCCGTCGCCGTCGCCGTGCACGAACGCCGTCTCCGAGTGGCGCATCTCGGCCGCGACGGCCAGCATCCACTCCTCGTCGGCGGGGGCGTCGAGCAGGCACACGCCGGCGGGATTGCCGCGGAAGGGCCGGTCGGTGAAGGAGTCCACGGTGAAGACGCGCATGTCCGCGATCCTACGGCCGGCTCTCCCGGCCGGATGAACACCCCCGGACGGACGAGCCGCCGCTTCCGCCTTCCGATCCCGGGCGGCAGGGGCGGACGATCGGGCGAGGCGGCGGGCCGCCGCCGCGGACGCGGAGGCTGCTCGGAGGACGGGGAACGGCCGTTTCCGGCTCACCCGTCTGTCAACGGGTGGCGGTGAACGCGGTCAGCGACCGCAACTCCACCCGCTCCGCCGCGCCGAAGACCCGCCGCATCGTGTCGTGCAGCACTTCCAGCCGATCCTCCGGCAGCGCCAGCCGGCGCGTGAGCCGCGACGGTGCGGTACGGCTGTGCCAGCCGATCACCACCAGCCCGTCGGGACGGGTGATCCGGTGGATCTCCCGCAGTCCCGCCTCCAGGTCGGGCCAGATGGCCACGTTGTTCAGCGCGACCACGCGGTCGATGGACGTGGTGGGCAGGCCGGTGTCCTCCGCGGTGCCGAGCCGCAGCTCGACCCGACCGGAGGCGATCTCGTTCCGCAGCCGCCGCGCCGCCTCGTCACGCATCACCGCCGAGGGCTCCACCCCGTAGATCATGCCCGCGGGGGTCGCGGTCAGGCGGCGCAGGAACCCTCCCGCCCCGTGGCCGATCTCCAGTACCTGATCGCCCGGCCGTACGGCGAGTAGATCCACCACGCCCTGATGGTCGTTGGTGAGCAGCATCACCAGCCCGGCCAGCCTGCCTCGGAAGCCGGACGGGTGCGAGAAGGGCGAGCGTGAGGCCGTGCCGAAGGCCCAGGACCGGCTCACCGTCTGATCCGTGCGATTCATACGGTTCATATGCCCCACCCTGCGACTTAAAGGCAGCTTGAAGTCAAATGGGGGCATGGAGCTGATATCGATCGGTGAGGCCGCGCGCATGCTGGGGATGAACACCTCGGCCCTGCGCTACTACGAGGAGCGCCGGCTGCTGCGGCCGGCCGCGCGTGTCGACGGCCGCCGCATGTACGGGCGTGACGAGCTGCGCCGTCTCGCCTTCATCCGCATCCTGCACCGGCTCGGAGCCCGGCTGGACACGGCGGGAGCCATGCTGGACGAGCCGCGCGAGCGGCGGCGGGCCGTCGTGCAGGAGCAGATCGATGAGCTCGACCGGCTCATCCGCCGCGCGACGGACGCCCGGCGGTTCCTGGAGCACGTCATGGAGTGCGAGGCGGAGCGCCCGATCCGTGACTGCCCGGTCATGGTCGACATCCTGGACAGGCTGATCGACGGCGTCTCCTTCGAGCATCTGGCCGAGGAGTACCGCGGGAAAGCGGCGAGCGGCTCCGCGGCCGTGGTTGATTCGGGGGATTAGCCTGGGAAGGGTTGGTTCGCGGGTCGGAGGGGAGGACGTGGCGGTGGGGAGAGGCATCCGAGACTTCGTCAAACGGTTCCGCCGCAACCGTCTGGAGGCGGCGCTGCGGGCCGAGCTCACTCCCGCCGACATGCGGGCGCTGGACGCGTTGACGAAGGAGAAGCAGCTGGCCGTCGTGGGCATGCTCAGCGCCTACCTGCAGGTGCGCCAGGGGGTGGAGGAGGCGGAGGTGATGCGGATGGTCGCCGAGTTCATCCCCGACCTGCACGATTCGCGCGGCATGGCGCCGGGCGCGGTGCACAACGCCTACACGACCGTGATCTTCCACTTGCTGGATGAGCTGGCCGCGGCCCGGCACGAGCCCGTCGAGCAGACCTGGCAGCGCGTTGCGGCGGAGCTGACCAGACGGGCGAGCAGCCCTTGATCACCGTCCCGCCACGCCCGCGGATGGCCGGCGGGGGACGAGCCGATGTGCCGGTCCTAGCGTGAGAACGGCGCGGGTGTGGAAGATCTCCTTTTGGGGATGACCAAGTGTGGAAGATCTCCTTGTGGGGATGAGTGGTGACATGCGTACGGTGATCGCCGGAGGGCATGGCAAGATCGCGCTGCGGTTGACGCGGCTGCTGGCGGCCCGGGGAGACGAGGTGATCTCCCTGATCCGCAACCCCGAGCACGCGCAGGACGTGCGGGCGGCCGGTGGTGAGCCGGTCGTGTGTGATCTGGAGCGGGCGCAGGTGGAGGAGGTCGCCGCCCACATGAAGGGCGCGGAGGCCGCGGTGTTCGCCGCCGGGGCCGGGCCGGGCAGCGGCGCGGCCAGGAAGGACACCGTGGACCGTGCGGCCTCGGTGCTGCTGGCCGACGCCGCGGAGCAGGCGGGGGTGCGGCGCTTCGTGCAGATCTCCTCGATGGGCGCGGGCAACCCGCCCGACCCGGACCGGGGCGAGGTGTGGGCGGCCTACATCGAGGCCAAGACCCGCGCCGAGGAGGACCTGCGCGCCCGCGACCTCGACTGGATCGTGCTGCGGCCGGGCAGGCTGACCGACGAGCAGGGAACCTGCCTGGTGACGCTCGCCGAACCGCCCGTCTCCCCCGGCAGCGTGCCACGGGACGACGTGGCGGCGGTGATCGTCACCCTGCTGGACACCCCCGAGGTGCGTAACCGCACGCTGGAACTCACCTCCGGCGACACGCCGATCGTCGGCGCGGTGCGGGCGCTGCTGCCTTGAGCCGCGCCGGTCAGGGCGGGGGCGCGTCCTCGCCGGGCGATGGCGGGTACACGTGGTCGCCGTCGTGTTCCGGGGGAAGCACGCACCTGCGGTCGCCGGCCGTCGCGTCGCAGCGGTCGGCGTCCTCCCGGCGAGGGAGGGGCTCGGACACCGTCGGGCTACTCATCGCGCACCCGCCGGCGTAGTCGTCCCCCGCGTCCGCCGCCGGACGCGGACAGGGCACGCGGATCGCCCGCCGCCCGTGGGACGGGCGGCGGGCCGCTGTCTTCAGGGAGTCGGAGATTCACGTCTGCTGTCCTACAGCAGAAGATCGAATAGCGCTAGAGGGAGGAATCGGACGGGGGCGCCTCGTCCGCGGCGCCCCCGCCGCGATCAGGCGTCCACCCGCGAGAACGCGACCGTGAGCGAGGCCGGACGCGCGAGCAGGCGGTACTGCGGCAGCACGCCCGGACCGCAGGAGGCCGTGCCCAGTCCGTTCTGGGCGATGTCGAGGTTGACGTACACCTTGTCGCCCGGCACGAGGTCGGTCAGGTGCTTGGCCGCGTCGAGGTCCTCGCTCGTCCAGCGCCGCACGGTCAGGTCGAAGGTCGGGTCGCCGGCGATCCGCAGACCGCCCTTCTCCCCGGTCAGCGTCGCCCACCGCACGTCGGCGCGGTTGCCGTTCTCCTGCGGCCGCACGTAGGGGGTCTGCATCTCGTCGACCGTCATGGCGAAGCGGCCGATCCGCGCCGCGCGGCGGCTGTCGGCGTACGCCTCGCCGGGACCGCGGCCGAACCACTCCACCCGGGAGATCCACCCGGGCAGCGCCATGCGCAGCCCCAGCCGGGGCAGCGGCAGGTCCTCCCAGTCGCCGATCGGCTCCACCTCCAGCACCAGCTGCAGCCGGTCCTCCTCGGTGCTCCACCGGTAGGTGGCGAGCATGGCGCGGTCGTGCGCGGCGGGCGCGACGCGGGTGCGGACCACCAGCTCACCGCCGTCGCGGGAGACGCCGAGCAGACGGTGGCGTACCCGGTGCAGCCCCGCGGCCCGCCATTCCCGCTCGACCGACTCGAACATGCCGATGTCGTTGTCGGTGGGCGCGCGCCACAGGTCCAGCCGCGGGCCGTCCACGGGCAGGCCGCCCAGGCTCACCAGCCGTCCGGTCACCGGGTCGAACGTGCCGAGATCCTCCGGCGAGCGGCGGTGCGGGGCCGTGGTCCGCCGTACGGCCGGCCGCACGAGGGCCTGGCTCCAGGCGACCTCGTGCCCGGCGGAGGCCCACGGCTCGTCGGCGGCGAGCACCGCCCGCACGGTCAGCCACGTCTCGCCGGACGTGGCGGGGAGGCGCGGGAGGGGCGCCCGTCCGTCCCGGACGTCGAGGACGCCCTCGGCGACGGTCACGCCCTCCTCCTCCAGTCGCCAGGTGAAGGCGAGGTGGGACAGGTCGCGGAAGTCGTAACGGTTCTCGATCACGATCGTGTCGCCGATCGTGATCCGCACCGGCTCGATGACCTTCTTGTATTCGATCAGGCCGGGGGAGGGCGTGCGGTCGGGGAACAGCAGGCCGTCGGTGACGAAGTTGCCGTCGTGGAGCTCCTCCCCGAAGTCGCCGCCGTAGGCGTAGCCGAGCTCGGGGTGGGCGATGCCGTGGTCGATCCACTCCCATACGAAGCCGCCCTGGCAGCGGGGGTGGCGTTCGAACAGCTCCTGGTACTCGCTCAGCCCGCCGGGCCCGTTGCCCATCGCGTGCGCGTACTCGCACAGGATGAACGGCAGCCCGCGGCGGTGGGCGTCGGCCTCCGCGTCGTCCAGCGGTTTCTCGGCACGCCTGCCGATCTGCTCGACCTCGTCCACCGGCGGGTACATGCGGCTGTAGACGTCGACGTACCGGCTGTCGCGGTCGTGCTCGTAGTGGACGGGGCGGCCGGGGTCGCGCGAGCGGGCCCACTCGGCCATCGCGCGCAGGTTGTCGCCGGCACCGGACTCGTTGCCCAGCGACCACATGATGACGCTCGGATGGTTCTTGTCGCGCTCGACCATGCGGCGTATCCGGTCGAGGTACGCTTCGCGCCAGCGCGGGTCGGCGCTCGGG
It contains:
- a CDS encoding ATP-binding cassette domain-containing protein; this translates as MIHTRGLTRRFMIKKETVEAVRGLDIDVEEGELVAFLGPNGAGKSTSLRMLTTLLPPTSGTAVVAGHDVVTDPAGVRRRIGYIGQGSGAGDNFRVVDELVTQGRCYGLGRAAARERAAELLAVLDLEPLATRTAATLSGGQRRRLDIALGLVHRPGLLFLDEPSTGLDPHNRADLWEHILRLRKENGTTIVMTTHYLDEADAMAERVMIIDHGRIIADDAPEKLKADLAGDLVTVVLDGEASAVRAAEVAGRIPHVREVTAEGAVVTLRAPGGPAVLPELLRTLEADGVRVSAAEVRRPTLDDVFLSLTGRSLRETDIARTEGA
- a CDS encoding ABC transporter permease, whose amino-acid sequence is MRLLTHTGIVFAREIAPELRAPAGMVFGMIQPFVFLLLFGPLLSGMPGMGGSVWQWFVPGILIMQSLYGPASAGYYLLVEGTSGSLERMLVTPLSRSAMLIGRALKEIVTLLVQASIIVLALLPFGFRPHPVGAVTGLMVLVVLGIGLGGLSFALAIAARRSPSLFWGVQQTALFPMMLLSGVFLPMDDAPAVLRALSAVNPLTHVVEAERALFNGHLIGGTPLAGALTAVGVAVVGLLVGIRSMRRASL
- a CDS encoding uridine kinase translates to MRARPVSPATLVEELADRITAAPATPWTRVIIDGGPAPWHDTSAPQRGGEPFAGAASLADALVAPLRVRGREVMRVSAGDFLRPASLRLEFGRTDPDVFYTAWLDIGALKREVLGPLAPGGSGRVLPALWNRAADRAFRRPYVTLPPGGVLLLDGALLLGRGLPYELAVHLWLSRGALARRTPEEERWTLPAYARYEEEVVPARVADIAVRADDPARPALVEAPP
- a CDS encoding PhzF family phenazine biosynthesis protein; this translates as MRVFTVDSFTDRPFRGNPAGVCLLDAPADEEWMLAVAAEMRHSETAFVHGDGDGPRSLRWFTPAVEVALCGHATLATAHVLYSLGASGRLEFATKSGILATERTDDGLIIMDFPAAPPQEAEPPAGLAEALGVAPVWCGRSRFDVLVEVDSADAVRAVAPDLRRLAEVDTRGVIVTARGDGGADYVSRFFAPRVGVDEDPVTGSAHCALAPYWSAKLGRDALLGRQVSARGGEVRTTVRGDRVELAGRAVTVWSGELHA
- a CDS encoding class I SAM-dependent methyltransferase; the protein is MSRSWAFGTASRSPFSHPSGFRGRLAGLVMLLTNDHQGVVDLLAVRPGDQVLEIGHGAGGFLRRLTATPAGMIYGVEPSAVMRDEAARRLRNEIASGRVELRLGTAEDTGLPTTSIDRVVALNNVAIWPDLEAGLREIHRITRPDGLVVIGWHSRTAPSRLTRRLALPEDRLEVLHDTMRRVFGAAERVELRSLTAFTATR
- a CDS encoding MerR family transcriptional regulator; translated protein: MELISIGEAARMLGMNTSALRYYEERRLLRPAARVDGRRMYGRDELRRLAFIRILHRLGARLDTAGAMLDEPRERRRAVVQEQIDELDRLIRRATDARRFLEHVMECEAERPIRDCPVMVDILDRLIDGVSFEHLAEEYRGKAASGSAAVVDSGD
- a CDS encoding SDR family oxidoreductase is translated as MRTVIAGGHGKIALRLTRLLAARGDEVISLIRNPEHAQDVRAAGGEPVVCDLERAQVEEVAAHMKGAEAAVFAAGAGPGSGAARKDTVDRAASVLLADAAEQAGVRRFVQISSMGAGNPPDPDRGEVWAAYIEAKTRAEEDLRARDLDWIVLRPGRLTDEQGTCLVTLAEPPVSPGSVPRDDVAAVIVTLLDTPEVRNRTLELTSGDTPIVGAVRALLP
- a CDS encoding glycoside hydrolase family 2 TIM barrel-domain containing protein, with translation MSYYADFAPGSGRRFPRAAFTSDAPRIDLNGVWRFHLSPTIAAAPEGMHDPGFDDSGWDELAVPSHWQLRGHGAPAYTNMLYPFPLDPPFPPDENPTGDYRREFEVPESWDGMGAVLRFEGVDSCFKAWLNGHELGFSTGSRLPTEFDVGEVLRPGRNVLAVRVHQWSAGSYLEDQDMWWLSGIFRDVQLIARPPGALDDFFVHAGYDHVTGRGTLRVDTTVPATLTVEELGLRDVPADREHVLDGVEPWSAEIPRLYDAVLATEGERVRLRIGFRTVTVEDGLLKVNGKRVLFRGVNRHEWHPRDGRALSEATMREDILLMKRHNINAVRTSHYPPHPRFLELCDELGLWVIDECDLETHGFHDVDWRGNPSADPRWREAYLDRIRRMVERDKNHPSVIMWSLGNESGAGDNLRAMAEWARSRDPGRPVHYEHDRDSRYVDVYSRMYPPVDEVEQIGRRAEKPLDDAEADAHRRGLPFILCEYAHAMGNGPGGLSEYQELFERHPRCQGGFVWEWIDHGIAHPELGYAYGGDFGEELHDGNFVTDGLLFPDRTPSPGLIEYKKVIEPVRITIGDTIVIENRYDFRDLSHLAFTWRLEEEGVTVAEGVLDVRDGRAPLPRLPATSGETWLTVRAVLAADEPWASAGHEVAWSQALVRPAVRRTTAPHRRSPEDLGTFDPVTGRLVSLGGLPVDGPRLDLWRAPTDNDIGMFESVEREWRAAGLHRVRHRLLGVSRDGGELVVRTRVAPAAHDRAMLATYRWSTEEDRLQLVLEVEPIGDWEDLPLPRLGLRMALPGWISRVEWFGRGPGEAYADSRRAARIGRFAMTVDEMQTPYVRPQENGNRADVRWATLTGEKGGLRIAGDPTFDLTVRRWTSEDLDAAKHLTDLVPGDKVYVNLDIAQNGLGTASCGPGVLPQYRLLARPASLTVAFSRVDA